One region of Epilithonimonas zeae genomic DNA includes:
- a CDS encoding aminotransferase class I/II-fold pyridoxal phosphate-dependent enzyme, which translates to MDIFERIKQNPGPLGQFADYGEGYYIFPRLEGPIGPRMKFQGKDVIFWSANDYLGMCNHPEVLEADAKAAAEFGMFYPMGARAMSGETEQHLQLERELADFVKKDSAYLLNFGYQGMVSCIDALVSRNDVIVYDVDSHACIVDGVRLHAGKRFTYRHNDIESFEKNLIRAQKVTEETGGGILVITEGVFGMRGQQGKLKEICALKDKYKFRILVDDAHGFGTLGETGAGAGEEQGCQDQIDVYFSTFAKSMAGFGAFLAGDKEIIRYLKFNLRSQIFAKSLTMPMVIGGLKRLELLRTRPEIKAKLWENVEKLQGGLKKIGYNLGDTNTCVTPVFIQGTPVEATLLVKELREDYGIFTSVVVYPVIPKGMILLRLIPTASHTDAEINETLAAFESIYNKLASGYYKEAEAKLLKEQNLEFKPI; encoded by the coding sequence ATGGACATTTTTGAAAGAATAAAACAAAATCCTGGTCCACTAGGACAATTTGCAGATTATGGCGAAGGATACTATATTTTCCCAAGATTAGAAGGACCAATTGGCCCGAGAATGAAGTTTCAGGGAAAAGATGTTATTTTTTGGAGTGCTAATGATTATTTGGGAATGTGTAATCATCCCGAAGTTTTAGAAGCCGATGCTAAAGCCGCTGCAGAGTTTGGAATGTTTTATCCGATGGGAGCCAGAGCAATGTCCGGAGAAACTGAGCAACATTTGCAATTGGAAAGAGAATTAGCAGATTTCGTGAAGAAAGATTCTGCTTATCTTTTGAATTTCGGTTATCAGGGAATGGTGTCTTGTATCGATGCGTTGGTTTCAAGAAATGACGTAATCGTCTATGACGTAGATTCTCACGCTTGTATCGTGGACGGTGTTAGATTGCACGCCGGAAAACGTTTCACTTACAGACACAATGATATCGAAAGTTTTGAAAAGAACTTAATCAGAGCTCAAAAGGTCACTGAAGAAACAGGCGGAGGAATCTTGGTAATTACCGAAGGGGTTTTCGGAATGAGAGGACAACAAGGAAAACTAAAAGAAATCTGCGCGCTTAAAGACAAATATAAATTCAGAATCTTGGTTGACGATGCTCACGGATTCGGGACATTGGGAGAAACCGGTGCCGGAGCTGGAGAAGAGCAAGGCTGTCAGGATCAGATTGATGTTTATTTCTCTACGTTTGCCAAGTCTATGGCTGGTTTCGGCGCATTCTTAGCTGGAGATAAAGAGATTATCCGTTATTTAAAATTCAACCTGAGGTCTCAAATTTTTGCCAAATCTTTGACCATGCCAATGGTAATCGGAGGTTTGAAAAGATTAGAACTTCTGAGAACAAGACCAGAAATCAAAGCTAAACTTTGGGAAAATGTTGAAAAACTTCAAGGTGGACTTAAAAAAATCGGATATAACCTTGGAGATACCAATACTTGTGTAACGCCGGTTTTCATACAGGGAACACCTGTTGAAGCGACTTTATTAGTTAAAGAATTGAGAGAAGATTACGGAATTTTCACCTCTGTTGTGGTTTATCCGGTCATTCCAAAAGGAATGATTCTTTTAAGATTGATTCCAACCGCTTCTCACACTGATGCAGAAATCAACGAAACACTTGCAGCTTTCGAATCAATTTATAACAAATTAGCAAGCGGTTATTACAAAGAAGCTGAAGCTAAATTATTAAAAGAACAAAACTTAGAGTTCAAACCAATTTAA
- a CDS encoding addiction module component CHP02574 family protein: MKPQIIQDHNGNPTGVFIPIKEWEELKKQYPEIDNNPSFELSNEQKKILDERLKADKKEFISARKALNNIRHKYGL, from the coding sequence ATGAAACCACAAATTATACAAGACCATAATGGAAATCCAACGGGTGTTTTTATCCCAATCAAAGAGTGGGAGGAATTGAAAAAACAATATCCTGAAATTGACAACAATCCATCTTTTGAGCTTTCTAATGAACAAAAAAAAATATTGGATGAAAGATTAAAAGCCGATAAAAAAGAATTTATCTCCGCAAGAAAAGCTTTAAACAATATTCGTCATAAATATGGCTTATGA
- a CDS encoding type II toxin-antitoxin system RelE/ParE family toxin: MAYEIVILDRAQEEINSAFEYYAEISIAVLKSFDEQLEQVYQRLETNPFFQSRYKNLRALPFKTFPYITFFTVDENEKTVYIYSVFNTSQNTEKYPKG; encoded by the coding sequence ATGGCTTATGAAATTGTTATTCTTGACAGAGCTCAGGAAGAAATCAATAGTGCTTTTGAATATTATGCCGAAATTTCCATTGCCGTTTTAAAGTCTTTTGATGAACAATTGGAACAAGTTTATCAAAGATTAGAAACGAACCCATTTTTCCAATCACGATATAAAAACTTGAGAGCTTTACCTTTTAAAACTTTTCCATATATTACTTTCTTTACGGTTGATGAAAATGAAAAAACTGTATATATCTACTCCGTTTTCAATACTTCTCAAAATACCGAAAAATATCCAAAAGGTTAA
- a CDS encoding phytanoyl-CoA dioxygenase family protein, translating to MQQLQKHKTEIFEKGFTIINDIFSEKEINQIINIIESIDTSKETFRKSEDLFAIRQFLKEVPESHQFIFNDSIKKIINEVFGNDYFVVKSIYFDKPEKSNWYVAYHQDLTISVNKKLDLEGFGPWTTKQNQFAVQPPIEYLKNIFTIRIHLDDTDKNNGALKVVSNSHSKEIYRPETIDWNVETEEICSVKKGGVMIMKPLILHGSNRTVNNKKRRVIHIEFSNLELPKELEWSERLN from the coding sequence ATGCAACAATTACAAAAACATAAAACCGAAATCTTCGAAAAAGGATTCACAATCATTAATGACATTTTTTCTGAGAAAGAAATTAATCAAATCATTAATATAATTGAATCTATCGATACTTCAAAAGAGACATTCAGAAAGTCGGAAGACCTTTTTGCGATAAGACAATTTTTGAAAGAAGTTCCAGAAAGTCATCAGTTTATTTTTAACGATAGTATCAAGAAAATTATTAACGAAGTTTTTGGTAATGATTATTTTGTAGTCAAAAGTATCTATTTTGATAAACCTGAGAAATCCAATTGGTATGTTGCTTATCATCAGGATTTGACAATTTCTGTTAATAAGAAATTAGACTTGGAAGGTTTTGGACCTTGGACAACGAAGCAGAATCAATTTGCAGTTCAGCCTCCGATTGAATATTTAAAAAATATATTTACGATTAGGATTCATCTCGATGATACTGATAAAAATAATGGTGCTTTGAAAGTTGTTTCCAATTCTCACAGCAAAGAAATCTATCGCCCAGAAACTATTGATTGGAATGTTGAAACAGAAGAAATCTGCTCTGTGAAAAAAGGTGGAGTGATGATTATGAAACCTCTTATTCTACACGGCTCCAACAGAACAGTCAACAACAAAAAGCGAAGAGTCATTCATATAGAATTTTCTAACCTCGAATTACCAAAAGAATTGGAATGGTCTGAAAGATTGAATTAA